The region CGGGATGCCCGCCTGGAGGTTTCGCCTGACCGAGCCCGAGCGCTGGGCTGTCACCGCATTCGTCAAAAGCTCCCTCAACCTGACGCCTGCCGAATTCAGGGCGCGACGGGAGCAGGCGACCGGGGACAGCGAGGAGCGACCCAAGCCGAGAAAGCCCGAGGGCCCATGGGAGCCGAAGGACGCGATCGAGCGCGGTCGGGTGGCAATCCTGCAATATGCCTGCGAGACCTGCCATGTCATTCCCGGAATCCGAGGACCCGACGCGCATGTGGGCCCGCCGCTCGCCGGCATCGCGGGACAGCTCTACATCGCGGGCGTCCTGCGCAACACGCCTGAGCACATGATCGACTGGCTGCGCGATCCGCAGCGGATCGACCCTCTCTCCGCCATGCCTAACCTGGGTGTCTCGGACCACGATGCCCGCGACATCGCGACCTATCTCTACTCGCTGCGCTGATGCGACGGCGTGCGGTGGAAGCTATGGCCGCAACGTGTAGAGATAGGTCGCAACATGTCTCGCCTCGTCCCGCGAAATGCCGGTGACGGGCATGGCCGACTGGGGATCGATGGAACGCGGGTTCTCGATCCATCGGATGAGGTTGTCGGGCGAGTTCGGAACGACGCCGCCGACATAGACCCGTGCAGCATAGGCCTGAAGCGTCGGTCCGACTCTGCCCTGAGCTCCGGGAATACCGGGAACGATATGGCAGCCGACGCAGCCATAACGCTGCGCCAGGCGAAGGCCGAGGTCTGGATCGCCGCCGGTGAGCGCGATGGCACGGGCACGGGCATCGCGGTCCGACTTCACGCGATATCCCACATAGATGCCGCCCGCGATCAGCAGAAGCAGGGTGAGAGCCGCCGAGGACCAGACGAGGAAGGACCGGGTCCGCCTGTCCATGCGCATGCCACGCAGGGACGTCTCGCGGCCGGGGGAAGTCTCCTTACCGGGGGGAGGACCGGAGCCTGTGCGACCGACGCTGAGAACGATCCCTGCCAACCGAATGGCTATCGGGACGGCCATCAGTGCCAGGGGCCTACCGCGCGGCATGAGCGCATCTCTCACTCTGTTGCCAAGGCCGCACAACGGAGATCGTCAGAGTTTTCATCGCTCGCATCCTTGAAAGACGAGCCCGGCAACGCCGTGGAGGAGAATGATCACCGTGAACAGCAGGGCGATGGAGACTCCGATGAGCGCCATGAAGCGGTGCGGCCGGCCTGCTCCCGTCGTATCCGTCCGGGGCGTCGGCGCCGCGGCGGCATAGCTGCGCCATGACAGGAAGCCGCCGAACAGGCTCAGGATCGCCATGGCGAGGGCGAAGATGGGGATGAGCGGAACTTGATGGGCACAGACCCATGGCACCGCCGCATAGGCGAACTGCGTGTTGATGAGCCACGCAAGCGGTCCGACATAGATGCCGGCCGATGGAACGCCGCGGGAGAGCCAAGCCGTCATGATCTCACCACCACCTCGGGAACCAGTAGATGATCACATAGATCGGAAGCCAGGAGGCCACGACGAAATACCAGTAGAAGGCATTGTCCCCCACGTCGGAGAAGCGCTTGCCGTGGCCGTGGCGGGTGAACATCAGAACCGTGAGGACGATCGTGTCGCCCAGGTCCGTCAGAACATGCAAGGTGTGCAGGCTGAGGAGGAGCCACACCACGGACCCGTAGGCATTCTGATCCCAGCGCACGTGAAGCGTGCCGAACTCGAACACGCGGATGACCAGCAGAACGACGCCGAAGAGGCTCATGATCACGAGATTGCGGCGGGTTGATGCGAGGTCCTCCCGTTCCCCGTCCCTCTTGGCGCGCTGGTTCGGCCAGATGCTGGCGAGCAGCACGACGGTGAAGAGGCTCGACCAGAGAAGATCAGGCGGCGGCGCGCTCAGCGGCCAGTTCCCGTTGATGAAGACGAGATAGAAATACATGGCCGCCGCGATGGCGAAACCCATGCCTTCGGCGACGGCGAAGCCGACCGTTCCCCACCAGATCGGACTGCGGGCGCCATAGGCATAACCCGGCATGGACCTCGCGCTCATCACGACCCGGTGCGGCAGCATGGCGTTATCGGGCTGAGGACCCAGAGTCATCTTTCGTCCTCCGTGCTCGGCTTGGGCCAGAACCAGCCCATGAGGGCCAATGCGAGCGGAACGCTGCCCCACACCAGGGCCCAGGGCGTGAACATGGAACCGATGAACAGGATCGCCGTCGCGATCGCCGCGATGAACGGCCAGATCGAAGGCTCGGGCGTCGTCTCACGCAGATCCGCGCGTGCATCCGTGACCGTCGTGACGAGCTGCTCCCGGTTCTCGACACTCAGGCCCGCGACCACCGGCAGATCGTCGCGGTGGGCCCACAGGGGCTCGCGGTTCGTCACGACCGGGATGCGGTCGAAGTTCTGCGGCCTGGGCGGAGACGCGGACGCCCATTCGAGCGTTCCGGCATTCCAGGGATTGGGTCCGGCGACAGCCCCGCGGCGCGCGCTCGACACGATGTTGTAGAGGAAAAGCACGAAGCTCGCGAAGAACAGGGCCGCTCCGAGGGACGTGAAGAGGTTCAGGCTCCCCCAGCCCATCTCCGGCAGATAGGTGTAGACTCGGCGCGGCATGCCCATCAGTCCCAGGATGTGCATGGGAAAGAAGGTCGCGTTGAATCCGATGAAGGCCAGCCAGAAATGCCACTTCCCCAGCCGCTCGCTCATCATGCGGCCGGTGAATTTCGGGAACCAGTAATACACCGCGCCGATCAGCGGAAACACGTTGCCGCCGATGAGCACGTAGTGAAAGTGAGCGACGACGAAGAAGGTGTCGTGGACCTGGGTATCGAGCGGCACGGATGCGAGCATGATCCCCGACAATCCGCCGGCCACGAAGATGAAGAAGAAGCCGACGATGAAGAGAAGCGGCGTGCGGAAGACCGGCCGGCCGTCCCACAGGGTGGCGATCCAGCAGAAGATCTGGATGCCGTTCGGGATGGCGATGAGCATGCTGGACGCGGTGAAGAAGCTGGCGCCGAGCTGCGGCAGGCCGGTGGTGAACATGTGGTGCACCCACAGGCCGAAGGAGAGAAAACCGGTTGCGATGAGCGACAGCACCAGGGCGATGTAGCCGAAGGCCTGGCGGCGCGAGAACGTGACCACGATGGCGGAGACCCAGCCCGTCGCGGGCAGGAAGATGATGTAGACCTCCGGGTGGCCGAAGAACCAGAACAGGTGCTGGTAGAGCAACGCATCGCCGCCTTCGGCCGGGTTGAAGAAATGCGTGCCGACGAGCCGGTCCATCATCAGCGTAGCGGAGGCCGTGACCACGGCAGGCAGCGCGAAGATGATGACGAAGGAATTGATGAGCTCCGCCCAGACGAACAGCGGAATGCGATCGAGGGTCATGCCGGGTGCACGGAACTTGAAGACCGTCACGATGACGGAAATCGCCACGGCGATGCCCGACACTTCCGTGAAGGTGATCATCTGGGCCCAGAAATCCGCCCTCTTGCCGGGCGAGTATTCCGGTCCCGAGAGCGGAACATAGGCGAACCACCCGACATCCGGACCGATGTTGAGGACGAAGGCGACCCAGATCAGCAGTCCGCCGAAAACATAGACGTAATAAGCATAGGCGTTCAGGCGCGGGAAGGCGATGTTGCGCGTGCCCACCATGAGCGGCACGAGATAGACCGCGAAGGCCTCGCCGATCGGCACGCCGAAGAGAAACATCATCGTGGTGCCGTGCATGGTGAAGAGCTGGTTATAGAAATCAGGCCCCATCAGCCTGTTCTCCGGCAGGGCCAGCTGCATGCGCATGAGAATGGCGGAGAGACCGCCCAGGAACAGGAAGAGGATTGCCGTCGCGATGAAGCGGCGGCCGATGACCTTGTGATCCACCGTCGACAGGGCGCCGATGATCCCCTTGTCCGTTCCCCAGGTCTTGGCGAGGCGAGCCGTCAGCTCCGGCCCGTCCACCTGATCGTCGCGCAATTCGTCCGGGCTTATGGGCTCGTCGGCTTGGCTCTGCACGCCCGGCAGGCCGCCCCGCTCGCCCGTGGCGAGACGCGAGATTTCAGGAACGGCATCGAGCTCGTTTGGTGTGATCGCCCGGGTCACTTCAGCCCCTCCAGGTAATCCGCGAGAGGCTGTATCTCGTCGGGGTCGAGACGGACCGCGGGCATGTTCACGCCGGGCTTGATGCCATGCGGATCGAGGATCCAAGCCGCGAGATTGCCCCGCGTCGTCTCCAGGGTTCCGGCCGCGATGTACCGGCGGCTTCCCACATGGGTCAGGTCGGGCGCGACCTTGCCGCCCGCATCCGTGCCGCGCACCTGGTGGCACATGACGCAGGGCTTGGAGAGAAAGATCTCCATGCCCCGCTGTCGATGGGAATCGCTCGGCGGCGTGGCGGAGGACACCTGCCGGTCGCGCCAGCGCTCGAAATCCTCCTTCGTCTCAGCAATGACGAGCAGACCCATATGGGCGTGCTGGAGGCCGCAGAATTCGGCGCATTGCCCGCGATAGAGGCCGGGGCGATCCGCCTGGATCTGGATCTGGTTCTGCCGCCCCGGGATCAGATCCATCTTGCCCGTCAGGCTGGGAACCCAGAACGAGTGGATGACATCGCCAGCTTCGAGCTTGATCAGCACCGGTTCCCCGACCGGAATGTGAATCTCGTTCGCCGTCGTGAAGACGCGGCTCGGCTGCGAATCCTCGTAGGTGACCTCCCACCACCATTGCTGACCGGTGACCAGCAACGTCAGCGCTCCATCCTTACGGGCGAACAGCACCTTCTGGGCCGCATAGCTCAGACCCGTCAGGGAAAGGACCGTCACGAGCGTCAGGCCGACGGCAACGGAGATCGTGACGGTCATCCGCCGCTCGGTGTCCGGATTCGTCGCCAAGGGATCCGCGTCGGCAGGGCGGCGCCGGCGCAGGGACAGAACGAGAATGATCATGGTCAGAAGCCACACCATGGCCAGGATGGCGAGGAAGATCCAGAACATGTCCGCAAGGGTGCGCGCGGCCGGACCCTGCGCGTCGAGGGCCGATTGCCAGCCCTGGCAGCCTCCGAGGGGCAGGACGGCAAGCAGGAGGAATGGACGGCCCCTTCTCATCTGCGCCTCATTGCGGCATCTGGGCCGACGGCGGCGTCTGTCCGCCGTTGATCGGTTCGCCGGGCGGCCTGCGCTGCTCGGCCGGTCCCGGGCTCATGTCGTCCCTGCGGCCCGGCGCCGCCGCCTTCGGCACGTTGCGGCCCATGGAGCGCACATAGGCGGCGATTTCCCAGATCTGCTCGTCGGGAACCTTGCCGCGGAACGACGGCATGCCGTTCGGACGCCCCTCGCGAATGGACTGAACGATGTTTTCGATCTGCCCGCCATAGATCCACATGTCGTCCATCAGCGGCGGCCCCGACCCTCCGCCTCCGTTGGCGTGGCAGCCGTTGCAATTGTACCATGCATAGAGGCGCTGGCCCTGCGCGATCTGGTAGGCGTTCTCCTCGTATTTCTTGGCCGTGCCGGAGCGCTGTTCGACGGGACCGCTCGGCCCCGGAGACAACGGCACCAGCGAGACCTGCTCCTCCGTCTCGTCGGCCGTGGGACGGGAGCGCAAATCCCGCTCCTCGCGTTGGCACGCCGCGAGAGCGAAAGCCACCAGGAGAATCGACACGGCCAAGGCCTTAAGGGAGCTTGAACACATGGAGCGTTCCTCCCTTGGTCGTGACGTTCTTCAGGTCCCGCATGGCATTGACGAAGCCGAGCGCGGCCGTTGCGTCGCGCGGATCGAGATCGCCCGACACGATGGATCCGGCCCATCCGCCGACGCCGGACAGGATCGCCACGTATTGCTTGCCGTCAGGTCCACGATAGGTGGTGGGCTGTCCGACGATCCCCGAAGACGTCCTGAACTGCCACAGCACTTCGCCGGTGCGCGCATGCACGGCCTTGAACCAGCCGTCCATGGTGCCGTAGAATACGACGTCGCCAGCGGTCGCGAGCGCGCCGCCCCAGAGGGGGAAGCGCTCGTTGATGGTCCAGAGTTCCCTGCCCTGCCTGATGTCCCAGGCGGAGAACTCGCCCATGTGGCCGCCGGGCCCGGGGAACATGCGAATCTCGGCGCCGACATAGGGCGTTCCGGCGATGTAGTTCGGATCGGTGCTCTCCCAATCCATGCACAGGTTCACATGCGGGATGTAGAGAAGACCGGTCTTGGGGGAGAAGGCGCTGGGGTTCCAGTTCTTCGCGCCCGAGGCCGCCGGGCAGATGTCGCGAACGACGCGGCGGTCCACCGGCTCCTTGTCGGCATTGTACTGAATGCGCCCCGTCGCGAGATCGACGCCCGTGGCGGCCGTGAGAGCATGGAACGGTTTTGCCGACAGCAGCTCGCCGTTGGTGCGGTCGATGACATAGACGAAGCCTGTCTGTCCCGGATGCACCAGCACCTTGCGGGGCTTTCCCTCCCATTCCATGTCGAGCAGGATCGTCTCGTTGTCGCCGCTCCGGCCGTGGAGATCGTGAGGCGCGATCTGATAGAACCAGCGCGCCTCGCCCGTATCGGCGTCGCGGGCGAAGATGCCCGCCGTCCATTTGTTGTCGCCGGGGCGCGGATTTGGATTCCAGGGACCGGGATTGCCCGTGCCGTGATAGATGAGGTTGAGGTCGGGATCGTAGGACAGCCAGCCCGAGACGGTGCCGCCACCCTGCTGCCAGCCATCCGCCGGCCATGTGGTGACGCCGAGATCCTGCCCCTTGTCGCCGTCGTAGAACGGCTTGAAGTTCGGGCCGATCTTGACGTCCTGATCGGGCCCCGTGCTGTACGCCTTCCAGACGCTCTTGCCGGAATTGATGTCGATCGCCTCGATCCAGCCGCGAACGCCGAACTGGCCTCCGGAAACACCGACGATGACTTTGTCCTTCACCACCAAGGGCGCCATCGTCATGGTCTCACCGCGGGTGATATCGCCGAGCCGGGTTTTCCAGACCTCCTCGCCGGTCTCGGCATTCACCGCGACCACGTGGGCATCGAGCGTCGTGAAGACGATACGCCCGTTTGCGAAAGCGGGACCGCGATTGACCACGTCGCAGCAGGCGACGCCCTGGGCGGCGGATGCAGGCTTGGGATTGTACTGCCACTTCAGCGGCGCGCCCGGTTGCGTGAGATCCAAGGCGTAGAGAATGTTGGGGAAGGGAGAGAGCACGTACATCGTGCCGCCGACCACGAGCGGAGCCGCCTCCTGCCCTTTGTTGACCCCGGCCGAGAAGGTGAAGGCGACCTGCAGGTTCTTCACGTTCTCCGTGTTGATCTCGGACAGGTCGCTGAAGCGCGTCGAGGCGGAGTTCTTCTGCGGAATCGTCCACTGCCCGTCCTCAGGCGCCGAGGCGAAGGATGGGACGGCGGGCTGAGGTGGATCTGTCTGGGCCAAAGCCTGGGAGGCAGGCTGCAAGTTCAGCAGAATCGCCAGAACGAGGGCAAGACGAGCTCCACCCAAAGTTGTCCTCCGCAACGCCTGGACTCACCGCTTCGAGAGCGGCTCGACTCTAACCGTTCAGCTTGGCCGAGGTTCCCGAGATTGTGATCGCTCTTCCAGGGAACCTCAGCGCCAGACCTGCGAGAGCGGGATGCCGTATTCGTTGGAGGCCCCGACGAGAACGATCGCGCTTATCGCGGCCAGAAGCCCGATCAGGAAAAGCGTCACCAGGAAACCCCGGTCGCGGAAAATACGGAAATCCTTGCGCAACGAGCTGAT is a window of Microvirga lotononidis DNA encoding:
- a CDS encoding c-type cytochrome, encoding MRLSLPRLIFWGALVLVLAAGGALAYISSGIYDIAATKQHIAPVYWALTTARRQSIRARVIGETPPSNLADANVVATGLALYDQHCRQCHGAPGLPPDAIGLGMMPAPPNFAQMGRDLSAPEIYWAVSNGIKLTGMPAWRFRLTEPERWAVTAFVKSSLNLTPAEFRARREQATGDSEERPKPRKPEGPWEPKDAIERGRVAILQYACETCHVIPGIRGPDAHVGPPLAGIAGQLYIAGVLRNTPEHMIDWLRDPQRIDPLSAMPNLGVSDHDARDIATYLYSLR
- a CDS encoding c-type cytochrome, coding for MPRGRPLALMAVPIAIRLAGIVLSVGRTGSGPPPGKETSPGRETSLRGMRMDRRTRSFLVWSSAALTLLLLIAGGIYVGYRVKSDRDARARAIALTGGDPDLGLRLAQRYGCVGCHIVPGIPGAQGRVGPTLQAYAARVYVGGVVPNSPDNLIRWIENPRSIDPQSAMPVTGISRDEARHVATYLYTLRP
- a CDS encoding cytochrome c oxidase subunit 3 produces the protein MTLGPQPDNAMLPHRVVMSARSMPGYAYGARSPIWWGTVGFAVAEGMGFAIAAAMYFYLVFINGNWPLSAPPPDLLWSSLFTVVLLASIWPNQRAKRDGEREDLASTRRNLVIMSLFGVVLLVIRVFEFGTLHVRWDQNAYGSVVWLLLSLHTLHVLTDLGDTIVLTVLMFTRHGHGKRFSDVGDNAFYWYFVVASWLPIYVIIYWFPRWW
- the ctaD gene encoding cytochrome c oxidase subunit I; protein product: MSPDELRDDQVDGPELTARLAKTWGTDKGIIGALSTVDHKVIGRRFIATAILFLFLGGLSAILMRMQLALPENRLMGPDFYNQLFTMHGTTMMFLFGVPIGEAFAVYLVPLMVGTRNIAFPRLNAYAYYVYVFGGLLIWVAFVLNIGPDVGWFAYVPLSGPEYSPGKRADFWAQMITFTEVSGIAVAISVIVTVFKFRAPGMTLDRIPLFVWAELINSFVIIFALPAVVTASATLMMDRLVGTHFFNPAEGGDALLYQHLFWFFGHPEVYIIFLPATGWVSAIVVTFSRRQAFGYIALVLSLIATGFLSFGLWVHHMFTTGLPQLGASFFTASSMLIAIPNGIQIFCWIATLWDGRPVFRTPLLFIVGFFFIFVAGGLSGIMLASVPLDTQVHDTFFVVAHFHYVLIGGNVFPLIGAVYYWFPKFTGRMMSERLGKWHFWLAFIGFNATFFPMHILGLMGMPRRVYTYLPEMGWGSLNLFTSLGAALFFASFVLFLYNIVSSARRGAVAGPNPWNAGTLEWASASPPRPQNFDRIPVVTNREPLWAHRDDLPVVAGLSVENREQLVTTVTDARADLRETTPEPSIWPFIAAIATAILFIGSMFTPWALVWGSVPLALALMGWFWPKPSTEDER
- the coxB gene encoding cytochrome c oxidase subunit II; this translates as MRRGRPFLLLAVLPLGGCQGWQSALDAQGPAARTLADMFWIFLAILAMVWLLTMIILVLSLRRRRPADADPLATNPDTERRMTVTISVAVGLTLVTVLSLTGLSYAAQKVLFARKDGALTLLVTGQQWWWEVTYEDSQPSRVFTTANEIHIPVGEPVLIKLEAGDVIHSFWVPSLTGKMDLIPGRQNQIQIQADRPGLYRGQCAEFCGLQHAHMGLLVIAETKEDFERWRDRQVSSATPPSDSHRQRGMEIFLSKPCVMCHQVRGTDAGGKVAPDLTHVGSRRYIAAGTLETTRGNLAAWILDPHGIKPGVNMPAVRLDPDEIQPLADYLEGLK
- a CDS encoding c-type cytochrome, whose protein sequence is MCSSSLKALAVSILLVAFALAACQREERDLRSRPTADETEEQVSLVPLSPGPSGPVEQRSGTAKKYEENAYQIAQGQRLYAWYNCNGCHANGGGGSGPPLMDDMWIYGGQIENIVQSIREGRPNGMPSFRGKVPDEQIWEIAAYVRSMGRNVPKAAAPGRRDDMSPGPAEQRRPPGEPINGGQTPPSAQMPQ
- a CDS encoding methanol/ethanol family PQQ-dependent dehydrogenase, which translates into the protein MGGARLALVLAILLNLQPASQALAQTDPPQPAVPSFASAPEDGQWTIPQKNSASTRFSDLSEINTENVKNLQVAFTFSAGVNKGQEAAPLVVGGTMYVLSPFPNILYALDLTQPGAPLKWQYNPKPASAAQGVACCDVVNRGPAFANGRIVFTTLDAHVVAVNAETGEEVWKTRLGDITRGETMTMAPLVVKDKVIVGVSGGQFGVRGWIEAIDINSGKSVWKAYSTGPDQDVKIGPNFKPFYDGDKGQDLGVTTWPADGWQQGGGTVSGWLSYDPDLNLIYHGTGNPGPWNPNPRPGDNKWTAGIFARDADTGEARWFYQIAPHDLHGRSGDNETILLDMEWEGKPRKVLVHPGQTGFVYVIDRTNGELLSAKPFHALTAATGVDLATGRIQYNADKEPVDRRVVRDICPAASGAKNWNPSAFSPKTGLLYIPHVNLCMDWESTDPNYIAGTPYVGAEIRMFPGPGGHMGEFSAWDIRQGRELWTINERFPLWGGALATAGDVVFYGTMDGWFKAVHARTGEVLWQFRTSSGIVGQPTTYRGPDGKQYVAILSGVGGWAGSIVSGDLDPRDATAALGFVNAMRDLKNVTTKGGTLHVFKLP